One Pan paniscus chromosome 16, NHGRI_mPanPan1-v2.0_pri, whole genome shotgun sequence DNA segment encodes these proteins:
- the ISLR gene encoding immunoglobulin superfamily containing leucine-rich repeat protein has product MQELHLLWWALLLGLAQACPEPCDCGEKYGFQIADCAYRDLESVPPGFRANVTTLSLSANRLPGLPEGAFREVPLLQSLWLAHNEIRTVAAGALASLSHLKSLDLSHNLISDFAWSDLHNLSALQLLKMDSNELTFIPRDAFRSLRALRSLQLNHNRLHTLAEGTFTPLTALSHLQINDNPFDCTCGIVWLKTWALTTAVSIPEQDNIACTSPHVLKGTPLSRLPPLPCSAPSVQLSYQPSQDGAELRPGFVLALHCDVDGQPAPQLHWHIQIPSGIVEITSPNVGTDGRALPGTPVASSQPRFQAFANGSLLIPDFGKLEEGTYSCLATNELGSAESSVDVALATPGEGGEDTLGRRFHGKAVEGKGCYTVDNEVQPSGPEDNVVIIYLSRAGNPEAAVAEGVPGQLPPGLLLLGQSLLLLFFLTSF; this is encoded by the coding sequence ATGCAGGAGCTGCATCTGCTCTGGTGGGCGCTTCTCCTGGGCCTGGCACAGGCCTGCCCTGAGCCCTGTGACTGTGGGGAAAAGTATGGCTTCCAGATCGCCGACTGTGCCTACCGCGACCTAGAATCCGTGCCGCCTGGCTTCCGGGCCAATGTGACTACACTGAGCCTGTCAGCCAACCGGCTGCCAGGCTTGCCGGAGGGTGCCTTCAGGGAGGTGCCCCTGCTGCAGTCACTGTGGCTGGCACACAATGAGATCCGCACGGTGGCCGCCGGAGCCCTGGCCTCTCTGAGCCATCTCAAGAGCCTGGACCTCAGCCACAATCTCATCTCTGACTTTGCCTGGAGCGACCTGCACAACCTCAGTGCCCTCCAATTGCTCAAGATGGACAGCAACGAGCTGACCTTCATCCCCCGCGACGCCTTCCGCAGCCTCCGTGCTCTGCGCTCGCTGCAACTCAACCACAACCGCTTGCACACATTGGCCGAGGGCACCTTCACCCCGCTCACCGCGCTGTCCCACCTGCAGATCAACGACAACCCCTTCGACTGCACCTGCGGCATCGTGTGGCTCAAGACATGGGCCCTGACCACGGCCGTGTCCATCCCAGAGCAGGACAACATCGCCTGCACCTCACCCCATGTGCTCAAGGGTACGCCGCTGAGCCGCCTGCCGCCACTGCCATGCTCGGCGCCCTCAGTGCAGCTCAGCTACCAACCCAGCCAGGATGGTGCTGAGCTGCGGCCTGGCTTTGTGCTGGCACTGCACTGTGATGTGGACGGGCAGCCGGCCCCTCAGCTTCACTGGCACATCCAGATACCCAGTGGCATTGTGGAGATCACCAGCCCCAATGTGGGCACTGATGGGCGTGCCCTGCCTGGCACCCCTGTGGCCAGCTCCCAGCCGCGCTTCCAGGCCTTTGCCAATGGCAGCCTGCTTATCCCCGACTTTGGCAAGCTGGAGGAAGGCACCTACAGCTGCCTGGCCACTAATGAGCTGGGCAGTGCTGAGAGCTCAGTGGACGTGGCACTGGCCACGCCCGGTGAGGGTGGTGAGGACACACTGGGGCGCAGGTTCCATGGCAAAGCGGTTGAGGGAAAGGGCTGCTATACGGTTGACAACGAGGTGCAGCCATCAGGGCCAGAGGACAATGTGGTCATCATCTACCTCAGCCGTGCTGGGAACCCTGAGGCTGCAGTCGCAGAAGGGGTCCCTGGGCAGCTGCCCCCAGGCCTGCTCCTGCTGGGCCaaagcctcctcctcctcttcttcctcacctCCTTCTAG
- the STRA6 gene encoding receptor for retinol uptake STRA6 isoform X3 yields MSSQPAGNQTSPGATEDYSYGSWYIDEPQGGEELQPEGEVPSCHTSVPPGLYHACLASLSILVLLLLAVLVRRRQLWPDCVRGRPGLPSPVDFLAEDRPRAVPAAVFMVLLSSLCLLLPDEDPLPFLTLASAPSQDGKTEAPRGAWKILGLFYYAALYYPLAACATAGHTTAHLLGSTLSWAHLGVQVWQRAECPQVPKIYKYHSLLASLPLLLGLGFLSLWYPVQLVRSFSRRTGAGSKGLQSSYSEEYLRNLLCRKKLGSSYHTSKHGFLSWARVCLRHCIYTPQPGFRLPLKLVLSATLTGTAIYQVALLLLVGVVPTIQKVRAGVTTDVSYLLAGFGIVLSEDKQEVVELVKHHLWALEVCYISALVLSCLLTFLVLMRSLVTHRTNLRALHRGAALDLSPLHRSPHPSRQAIFCWMSFSAYQTAFICLGLLVQQIIFFLGTTALAFLVLMPVLHGRNLLLFRSLESSWPFWLTLALAVILQNMAAHWVFLETHDGHPQLTNRRVLYAATFLLFPLNVLVGAMVATWRVLLSALYNAIHLGQMDLSLLPPRAATLDPGYYTYRNFLKIEVSQSHPAMTAFCSLLLQAQSLLPRTMAAPQDSLRPGEEDEGMQLLQTKDSMAKGARPRASRGRARWGLAYTLLHNPTLQVFRKTALLGANGAQP; encoded by the exons ATGTCGTCCCAGCCAGCAGGGAACCAGACCTCCCCCGGGGCCACAGAGGACTACTCCTATGGCAGCTGGTACATCGATGAGCCCCAGGGGGGCGAGGAGCTCCAGCCAGAGGG GGAAGTGCCCTCCTGCCACACCAGCGTACCACCCGGCCTGTACCACGCCTGCCTGGCCTCGCTGTCA ATCCTTGTGCTGCTGCTCCTGGCCGTGCTGGTGAGGCGCCGCCAGCTCTGGCCTGACTGTGTGCGTGGCAGGCCCGGCCTGCCCAG CCCTGTGGATTTCTTGGCTGAGGACAGGCCCCGGGCAGTGCCTGCTGCTGTTTTCATGGTCCTCTTGAGCTCCCTGTGTTTGCTGCTCCCCGACGAGGATCCATTGCCCTTCCTGACTCTCGCCTCAGCACCCAGCCAAG atgggaaaactgaggctccaagag GGGCCTGGAAGATACTGGGACTGTTCTATTATGCTGCCCTCTACTACCCTCTGGCTGCCTGTGCCACGGCTGGCCACACAACTGCACACCTGCTCGGCAGCACGCTGTCCTGGGCCCACCTTGGGGTCCAGGTCTGGCAGAGGGCAGAGTGTCCCCAGGTGCCCAAG ATCTACAAGTACCACTCCCTgctggcctccctgcctctcctgctGGGCCTCGGATTCCTGAGCCTTTGGTACCCTGTGCAGCTGGTGAGAAGCTTCAGCCGTAGGACAGGAGCAGGCTCCAAG GGGCTGCAGAGCAGCTACTCTGAGGAATATCTGAGGAACCTCCTTTGCAGGAAGAAGCTGGGAAGCAG CTACCACACCTCCAAGCATGGCTTCCTGTCCTGGGCCCGCGTCTGCTTGAGACACTGCATCTACACTCCACAGCCAG GATTCCGTCTCCCGCTGAAGCTGGTGCTTTCAGCTACACTGACAGGGACGGCCATTTACCAG GTGgccctgctgctgctggtgggcGTGGTACCCACCATCCAGAAGGTGAGGGCAGGGGTCACCACGGATGTCTCCTACCTGCTGGCCGGCTTTGGAATCGTGCTCTCCGAGGACAAGCAGGAGGTGGTGGAGCTGGTGAAGCACCATCTGTGGGCTCTGGAAG TGTGCTACATCTCAGCCTTGGTCTTGTCCTGCTTACTCACCTTCCTGGTCCTGATGCGCTCACTGGTGACACACAG GACCAACCTTCGAGCTCTGCACCGAGGAGCTGCCCTGGACTTGAGTCCCTTGCATCGGAGTCCCCATCCCTCCCGCCAAGCCATATTCTGTTGGATGAGCTTCAGTGCCTACCAGACAGCCTTTATCTGCCTTG GGCTCCTGGTGCAGCAGATCATCTTCTTCCTGGGAACCACGGCCCTGGCCTTCCTGGTGCTCATGCCTGTGCTCCATGGCAGGAACCTCCTGCTCTTCCGTTCCCTGGAGTCCTCGTG GCCCTTCTGGCTGACTTTGGCCCTGGCTGTGATCCTGCAGAACATGGCAGCCCATTGGGTCTTCCTGGAGACTCATGATGGACACCCACAGCTGACCAACCG GCGAGTGCTCTATGCAGCcacctttcttctcttccccctcAATGTGCTGGTGGGTGCCATGGTGGCCACCTGGCGAGTGCTCCTCTCTGCCCTCTACAACGCCATCCACCTTGGCCAGATGGACCTCAGCCTGCTGCCACCGAGAGCCGCCACTCTCGACCCCG GCTACTACACGTACCGAAACTTCTTGAAGATTGAAGTCAGTCAGTCGCATCCAGCCATGACAGCCTTCTGCTCCCTGCTCCTGCAAGCGCAGAGCCTCCTACCCAGGACCATGGCAGCCCCCCAGGACAGCCTCAGACCAGGGGAGGAAGACGAAG GGATGCAGCTGCTACAGACAAAGGACTCCATGGCCAAGGGAGCTAGGCCCAGGGCCAGCCGCGGCAGGGCTCGCTGGGGTCTGGCCTACACGCTGCTGCACAACCCAACCCTGCAGGTCTTCCGCAAGACGGCCCTGTTGGGTGCCAATGGTGCCCAGCCCTGA
- the STRA6 gene encoding receptor for retinol uptake STRA6 isoform X2 — MQIRLLKAELVVPLWQFIRQWPPGSDGWGQMEEKGQRMSSQPAGNQTSPGATEDYSYGSWYIDEPQGGEELQPEGEVPSCHTSVPPGLYHACLASLSILVLLLLAVLVRRRQLWPDCVRGRPGLPSPVDFLAEDRPRAVPAAVFMVLLSSLCLLLPDEDPLPFLTLASAPSQDGKTEAPRGAWKILGLFYYAALYYPLAACATAGHTTAHLLGSTLSWAHLGVQVWQRAECPQVPKIYKYHSLLASLPLLLGLGFLSLWYPVQLVRSFSRRTGAGSKGLQSSYSEEYLRNLLCRKKLGSSYHTSKHGFLSWARVCLRHCIYTPQPGFRLPLKLVLSATLTGTAIYQVALLLLVGVVPTIQKVRAGVTTDVSYLLAGFGIVLSEDKQEVVELVKHHLWALEVCYISALVLSCLLTFLVLMRSLVTHRTNLRALHRGAALDLSPLHRSPHPSRQAIFCWMSFSAYQTAFICLGLLVQQIIFFLGTTALAFLVLMPVLHGRNLLLFRSLESSWPFWLTLALAVILQNMAAHWVFLETHDGHPQLTNRRVLYAATFLLFPLNVLVGAMVATWRVLLSALYNAIHLGQMDLSLLPPRAATLDPGYYTYRNFLKIEVSQSHPAMTAFCSLLLQAQSLLPRTMAAPQDSLRPGEEDEGMQLLQTKDSMAKGARPRASRGRARWGLAYTLLHNPTLQVFRKTALLGANGAQP; from the exons ATGCAGATCCGGTTATTAAAAGCAGAGCTGGTGGTTCCCCTCTGGCAATTCATCAGGCAGTGGCCCCCTGGGAGTGATGGATGGGGACAAATGGAG GAGAAGGGCCAGAGAATGTCGTCCCAGCCAGCAGGGAACCAGACCTCCCCCGGGGCCACAGAGGACTACTCCTATGGCAGCTGGTACATCGATGAGCCCCAGGGGGGCGAGGAGCTCCAGCCAGAGGG GGAAGTGCCCTCCTGCCACACCAGCGTACCACCCGGCCTGTACCACGCCTGCCTGGCCTCGCTGTCA ATCCTTGTGCTGCTGCTCCTGGCCGTGCTGGTGAGGCGCCGCCAGCTCTGGCCTGACTGTGTGCGTGGCAGGCCCGGCCTGCCCAG CCCTGTGGATTTCTTGGCTGAGGACAGGCCCCGGGCAGTGCCTGCTGCTGTTTTCATGGTCCTCTTGAGCTCCCTGTGTTTGCTGCTCCCCGACGAGGATCCATTGCCCTTCCTGACTCTCGCCTCAGCACCCAGCCAAG atgggaaaactgaggctccaagag GGGCCTGGAAGATACTGGGACTGTTCTATTATGCTGCCCTCTACTACCCTCTGGCTGCCTGTGCCACGGCTGGCCACACAACTGCACACCTGCTCGGCAGCACGCTGTCCTGGGCCCACCTTGGGGTCCAGGTCTGGCAGAGGGCAGAGTGTCCCCAGGTGCCCAAG ATCTACAAGTACCACTCCCTgctggcctccctgcctctcctgctGGGCCTCGGATTCCTGAGCCTTTGGTACCCTGTGCAGCTGGTGAGAAGCTTCAGCCGTAGGACAGGAGCAGGCTCCAAG GGGCTGCAGAGCAGCTACTCTGAGGAATATCTGAGGAACCTCCTTTGCAGGAAGAAGCTGGGAAGCAG CTACCACACCTCCAAGCATGGCTTCCTGTCCTGGGCCCGCGTCTGCTTGAGACACTGCATCTACACTCCACAGCCAG GATTCCGTCTCCCGCTGAAGCTGGTGCTTTCAGCTACACTGACAGGGACGGCCATTTACCAG GTGgccctgctgctgctggtgggcGTGGTACCCACCATCCAGAAGGTGAGGGCAGGGGTCACCACGGATGTCTCCTACCTGCTGGCCGGCTTTGGAATCGTGCTCTCCGAGGACAAGCAGGAGGTGGTGGAGCTGGTGAAGCACCATCTGTGGGCTCTGGAAG TGTGCTACATCTCAGCCTTGGTCTTGTCCTGCTTACTCACCTTCCTGGTCCTGATGCGCTCACTGGTGACACACAG GACCAACCTTCGAGCTCTGCACCGAGGAGCTGCCCTGGACTTGAGTCCCTTGCATCGGAGTCCCCATCCCTCCCGCCAAGCCATATTCTGTTGGATGAGCTTCAGTGCCTACCAGACAGCCTTTATCTGCCTTG GGCTCCTGGTGCAGCAGATCATCTTCTTCCTGGGAACCACGGCCCTGGCCTTCCTGGTGCTCATGCCTGTGCTCCATGGCAGGAACCTCCTGCTCTTCCGTTCCCTGGAGTCCTCGTG GCCCTTCTGGCTGACTTTGGCCCTGGCTGTGATCCTGCAGAACATGGCAGCCCATTGGGTCTTCCTGGAGACTCATGATGGACACCCACAGCTGACCAACCG GCGAGTGCTCTATGCAGCcacctttcttctcttccccctcAATGTGCTGGTGGGTGCCATGGTGGCCACCTGGCGAGTGCTCCTCTCTGCCCTCTACAACGCCATCCACCTTGGCCAGATGGACCTCAGCCTGCTGCCACCGAGAGCCGCCACTCTCGACCCCG GCTACTACACGTACCGAAACTTCTTGAAGATTGAAGTCAGTCAGTCGCATCCAGCCATGACAGCCTTCTGCTCCCTGCTCCTGCAAGCGCAGAGCCTCCTACCCAGGACCATGGCAGCCCCCCAGGACAGCCTCAGACCAGGGGAGGAAGACGAAG GGATGCAGCTGCTACAGACAAAGGACTCCATGGCCAAGGGAGCTAGGCCCAGGGCCAGCCGCGGCAGGGCTCGCTGGGGTCTGGCCTACACGCTGCTGCACAACCCAACCCTGCAGGTCTTCCGCAAGACGGCCCTGTTGGGTGCCAATGGTGCCCAGCCCTGA
- the STRA6 gene encoding receptor for retinol uptake STRA6 isoform X1, which produces MGGKGGGDTRGPVLFPCQLAQALSPRRAFPRELKEKGQRMSSQPAGNQTSPGATEDYSYGSWYIDEPQGGEELQPEGEVPSCHTSVPPGLYHACLASLSILVLLLLAVLVRRRQLWPDCVRGRPGLPSPVDFLAEDRPRAVPAAVFMVLLSSLCLLLPDEDPLPFLTLASAPSQDGKTEAPRGAWKILGLFYYAALYYPLAACATAGHTTAHLLGSTLSWAHLGVQVWQRAECPQVPKIYKYHSLLASLPLLLGLGFLSLWYPVQLVRSFSRRTGAGSKGLQSSYSEEYLRNLLCRKKLGSSYHTSKHGFLSWARVCLRHCIYTPQPGFRLPLKLVLSATLTGTAIYQVALLLLVGVVPTIQKVRAGVTTDVSYLLAGFGIVLSEDKQEVVELVKHHLWALEVCYISALVLSCLLTFLVLMRSLVTHRTNLRALHRGAALDLSPLHRSPHPSRQAIFCWMSFSAYQTAFICLGLLVQQIIFFLGTTALAFLVLMPVLHGRNLLLFRSLESSWPFWLTLALAVILQNMAAHWVFLETHDGHPQLTNRRVLYAATFLLFPLNVLVGAMVATWRVLLSALYNAIHLGQMDLSLLPPRAATLDPGYYTYRNFLKIEVSQSHPAMTAFCSLLLQAQSLLPRTMAAPQDSLRPGEEDEGMQLLQTKDSMAKGARPRASRGRARWGLAYTLLHNPTLQVFRKTALLGANGAQP; this is translated from the exons ATGGgcgggaagggaggaggggacacGAGAGGCCCTGTCCTCTTCCCGTGCCAGCTTGCTCAGGCCCTCAGTCCCAGACGGGCTTTTCCCAGAGAGCTAAAA GAGAAGGGCCAGAGAATGTCGTCCCAGCCAGCAGGGAACCAGACCTCCCCCGGGGCCACAGAGGACTACTCCTATGGCAGCTGGTACATCGATGAGCCCCAGGGGGGCGAGGAGCTCCAGCCAGAGGG GGAAGTGCCCTCCTGCCACACCAGCGTACCACCCGGCCTGTACCACGCCTGCCTGGCCTCGCTGTCA ATCCTTGTGCTGCTGCTCCTGGCCGTGCTGGTGAGGCGCCGCCAGCTCTGGCCTGACTGTGTGCGTGGCAGGCCCGGCCTGCCCAG CCCTGTGGATTTCTTGGCTGAGGACAGGCCCCGGGCAGTGCCTGCTGCTGTTTTCATGGTCCTCTTGAGCTCCCTGTGTTTGCTGCTCCCCGACGAGGATCCATTGCCCTTCCTGACTCTCGCCTCAGCACCCAGCCAAG atgggaaaactgaggctccaagag GGGCCTGGAAGATACTGGGACTGTTCTATTATGCTGCCCTCTACTACCCTCTGGCTGCCTGTGCCACGGCTGGCCACACAACTGCACACCTGCTCGGCAGCACGCTGTCCTGGGCCCACCTTGGGGTCCAGGTCTGGCAGAGGGCAGAGTGTCCCCAGGTGCCCAAG ATCTACAAGTACCACTCCCTgctggcctccctgcctctcctgctGGGCCTCGGATTCCTGAGCCTTTGGTACCCTGTGCAGCTGGTGAGAAGCTTCAGCCGTAGGACAGGAGCAGGCTCCAAG GGGCTGCAGAGCAGCTACTCTGAGGAATATCTGAGGAACCTCCTTTGCAGGAAGAAGCTGGGAAGCAG CTACCACACCTCCAAGCATGGCTTCCTGTCCTGGGCCCGCGTCTGCTTGAGACACTGCATCTACACTCCACAGCCAG GATTCCGTCTCCCGCTGAAGCTGGTGCTTTCAGCTACACTGACAGGGACGGCCATTTACCAG GTGgccctgctgctgctggtgggcGTGGTACCCACCATCCAGAAGGTGAGGGCAGGGGTCACCACGGATGTCTCCTACCTGCTGGCCGGCTTTGGAATCGTGCTCTCCGAGGACAAGCAGGAGGTGGTGGAGCTGGTGAAGCACCATCTGTGGGCTCTGGAAG TGTGCTACATCTCAGCCTTGGTCTTGTCCTGCTTACTCACCTTCCTGGTCCTGATGCGCTCACTGGTGACACACAG GACCAACCTTCGAGCTCTGCACCGAGGAGCTGCCCTGGACTTGAGTCCCTTGCATCGGAGTCCCCATCCCTCCCGCCAAGCCATATTCTGTTGGATGAGCTTCAGTGCCTACCAGACAGCCTTTATCTGCCTTG GGCTCCTGGTGCAGCAGATCATCTTCTTCCTGGGAACCACGGCCCTGGCCTTCCTGGTGCTCATGCCTGTGCTCCATGGCAGGAACCTCCTGCTCTTCCGTTCCCTGGAGTCCTCGTG GCCCTTCTGGCTGACTTTGGCCCTGGCTGTGATCCTGCAGAACATGGCAGCCCATTGGGTCTTCCTGGAGACTCATGATGGACACCCACAGCTGACCAACCG GCGAGTGCTCTATGCAGCcacctttcttctcttccccctcAATGTGCTGGTGGGTGCCATGGTGGCCACCTGGCGAGTGCTCCTCTCTGCCCTCTACAACGCCATCCACCTTGGCCAGATGGACCTCAGCCTGCTGCCACCGAGAGCCGCCACTCTCGACCCCG GCTACTACACGTACCGAAACTTCTTGAAGATTGAAGTCAGTCAGTCGCATCCAGCCATGACAGCCTTCTGCTCCCTGCTCCTGCAAGCGCAGAGCCTCCTACCCAGGACCATGGCAGCCCCCCAGGACAGCCTCAGACCAGGGGAGGAAGACGAAG GGATGCAGCTGCTACAGACAAAGGACTCCATGGCCAAGGGAGCTAGGCCCAGGGCCAGCCGCGGCAGGGCTCGCTGGGGTCTGGCCTACACGCTGCTGCACAACCCAACCCTGCAGGTCTTCCGCAAGACGGCCCTGTTGGGTGCCAATGGTGCCCAGCCCTGA